One segment of Anatilimnocola aggregata DNA contains the following:
- a CDS encoding lysophospholipid acyltransferase family protein, with the protein MVFYKRWFNYSLVAFALTVGRLWLKSVRVQVICDPDDDVRVNPAGHIISLWHQDIIMACMSLTSSQMKVLVSHSEDGGYITRTINGLGFSTIRGSSKKGGAQAMREMLRETRASCVAITPDGPKGPPLQVKEGVTYLASRSGSPILAVGCAYGRAHRFGSWDRLFCPLPFSRVVVYLMPGLEVPRSADKQELDQYTADLQQRMIEAHERAEEHLAAWASTGKCAPTSVKMTNARKRCPDREPANQAVC; encoded by the coding sequence ATGGTTTTTTACAAACGGTGGTTTAACTATTCGCTGGTGGCATTTGCGCTGACGGTGGGGCGCTTGTGGCTGAAGTCCGTGCGCGTGCAAGTGATTTGCGATCCTGACGATGACGTGCGAGTAAATCCCGCGGGGCACATTATCAGTCTGTGGCACCAAGACATCATCATGGCCTGCATGTCGTTGACGAGCAGCCAGATGAAAGTCCTTGTCAGTCATTCGGAAGATGGCGGTTACATTACCCGCACGATCAATGGACTTGGCTTTTCGACCATTCGCGGCTCGTCGAAGAAGGGTGGCGCACAGGCGATGCGCGAAATGCTCCGTGAGACCAGGGCAAGCTGCGTTGCAATCACCCCCGATGGTCCCAAGGGGCCACCGCTGCAAGTCAAAGAAGGTGTCACCTATCTTGCCTCGCGCAGCGGCTCACCGATACTTGCCGTTGGTTGTGCTTATGGCCGCGCCCATCGCTTTGGGAGTTGGGATCGACTGTTTTGTCCGCTGCCGTTTTCGCGCGTGGTCGTCTATCTCATGCCGGGTCTCGAGGTGCCACGATCGGCCGACAAGCAGGAACTGGATCAGTACACGGCTGACTTGCAACAGCGGATGATCGAAGCGCACGAGCGGGCGGAAGAGCATTTGGCCGCTTGGGCTAGCACTGGTAAGTGCGCCCCGACTTCTGTGAAAATGACCAACGCGCGCAAACGGTGCCCAGATCGCGAACCGGCCAATCAAGCAGTTTGTTGA
- a CDS encoding 6-pyruvoyl trahydropterin synthase family protein: protein MFRVTREIDFCYGHRLLNYDGKCKHLHGHNGRAIIAIEADTLDERGMVLDFSDIKRVVSTWIDDNLDHRMLLHKSDPYVSILRDLGEPLYLMDQNPTAENIARLIHEFTASRGFPIVETHLWETPHCFATYRP from the coding sequence ATGTTTCGTGTGACCCGAGAAATTGACTTTTGCTACGGACACCGCCTGCTCAATTACGACGGCAAGTGCAAGCATCTGCACGGACACAACGGCCGGGCGATCATTGCCATCGAAGCGGATACACTTGATGAGCGCGGCATGGTGCTCGATTTTTCGGACATCAAGCGGGTCGTGAGCACCTGGATTGACGACAACCTCGACCACCGCATGCTCCTGCACAAGAGCGATCCGTATGTCTCGATTCTGCGCGATTTGGGTGAGCCACTCTATCTGATGGATCAGAATCCGACCGCCGAGAACATCGCCCGGCTGATTCATGAGTTCACTGCCAGCCGCGGCTTTCCCATCGTCGAGACGCACTTGTGGGAAACACCTCACTGTTTTGCCACGTATCGACCCTAA
- a CDS encoding 7-cyano-7-deazaguanine synthase, translating into MISRSHSSPVGVLTSGGLDSCILVGDLLRQERTVQPFYIRTGLTWQDEELPALERYLAAVRTDRLLSLVTLDLPLADLYTGHWSLTGRGTPDAESPDEAVFLPGRNALLLVKAAVYCQLHGITQLALAPLGTSPFEDAGPQFLREFQTAMNRGGTGCVELLRPFGQMNKRQVMQLGNELPLQWTFSCIHPVRGLHCGKCNKCAERQQAFGLVGRLDPTEYAA; encoded by the coding sequence ATGATTTCTCGTTCTCATTCATCTCCGGTTGGAGTGCTGACCAGCGGCGGTCTCGATAGCTGCATTTTGGTGGGAGATTTGCTCCGCCAAGAGCGGACAGTGCAACCGTTTTATATTCGGACGGGATTGACCTGGCAGGACGAAGAACTGCCAGCACTGGAGCGCTATCTGGCGGCGGTCCGCACCGACCGTTTGCTCTCGCTGGTAACGCTCGACTTGCCGTTGGCGGATTTATACACCGGACATTGGAGCCTGACGGGCCGAGGAACCCCGGACGCTGAATCGCCCGATGAGGCCGTGTTCTTGCCCGGGAGAAATGCCCTGTTGCTCGTGAAGGCGGCCGTCTATTGTCAGTTGCATGGCATTACGCAACTGGCTTTGGCTCCGCTGGGGACAAGTCCCTTCGAAGATGCGGGGCCGCAGTTCCTGCGCGAGTTTCAAACGGCCATGAATCGCGGCGGCACCGGTTGCGTGGAGTTGCTGCGTCCGTTTGGTCAAATGAACAAACGGCAGGTGATGCAACTGGGGAACGAATTGCCGCTGCAATGGACGTTTTCCTGCATTCATCCCGTCCGCGGCTTGCATTGTGGTAAGTGTAATAAGTGTGCCGAACGCCAGCAGGCGTTTGGTTTGGTCGGCCGGCTCGACCCGACCGAGTATGCCGCGTAA
- a CDS encoding nucleoside deaminase has product MTANQLELDRQFLAQAVAAVDEALRLEPRAIPIGAVLVIDGVVRASGTNQRIQQNNPILHGETSCLQNTGTSITEPEFARSTLYTTLSPCYMCAGAALRFKIPRVVVAENRSFQESELLLRALGVEVTVLDDEGCYLRMKQFIEDYPDVWFGDITYIPPRPQPDYSQLDPALAAKHWRKLGFVLPQDLEP; this is encoded by the coding sequence ATGACCGCGAACCAGCTCGAACTTGATCGTCAGTTCTTGGCTCAAGCAGTGGCAGCCGTCGATGAAGCGTTGCGACTCGAACCGCGAGCGATCCCCATTGGGGCAGTGCTGGTGATCGATGGCGTGGTGCGGGCTTCGGGAACCAATCAACGCATTCAGCAGAACAATCCCATTCTGCATGGCGAGACAAGTTGCCTGCAGAACACGGGCACCAGCATCACCGAACCGGAATTTGCCCGGTCCACGCTCTACACCACTCTTTCTCCTTGCTACATGTGCGCTGGTGCCGCGTTGCGATTCAAGATTCCCCGGGTTGTGGTCGCCGAGAATCGCAGCTTTCAAGAATCGGAGTTGCTGCTGCGGGCCCTCGGCGTCGAAGTGACCGTGCTCGACGACGAGGGCTGTTACCTGCGGATGAAGCAGTTCATCGAGGACTATCCCGACGTCTGGTTCGGCGACATCACCTACATTCCACCTCGCCCGCAACCCGACTACAGCCAACTCGATCCAGCCCTCGCCGCCAAGCATTGGCGAAAGTTGGGTTTTGTGCTTCCCCAGGATCTCGAACCTTAA
- a CDS encoding Zn-dependent hydrolase: MTNLLQPARTVAELKELRALTGNEDGAQRVAFTDTWVAARKWFRAKLAELPVEVHQDPAGNLWATLRGSSDKSLLIGGHIDSVPNGGWLDGCLNLVAGLEVLRRIAAEGTPPVTVRLVDWADEEGARFGRSLFGSSAASGALVPDDVRNLTDRNGVKLVDAVRPHGIDLDRATEARQELNNAAAYLELHIEQGPVLESMSLPMGVVLGTFGVERHTITFTGQAAHSGSTPMAHRRDALGGVSKLHLAIREIAVQHGGVCTVGKVTTEPGIVTAVVGEATMTLDQRHLNATSLAAMYTAAREASERIAGEEKIEVAWKKLWQIQPFPFHPTLIELCDEAIRETCGTSHRLPSGPLHDAAEVCRAGVPTIMLFVQSLRGISHNRIEDTREEHLELSVGALDRLATKAMAWISGQ; the protein is encoded by the coding sequence ATGACCAACCTACTGCAACCTGCGCGAACCGTGGCCGAACTCAAAGAGCTGCGGGCTCTTACCGGTAACGAAGATGGCGCGCAGCGAGTCGCTTTCACAGACACCTGGGTGGCGGCGCGGAAGTGGTTTCGTGCGAAGCTCGCCGAACTGCCGGTGGAAGTTCATCAAGACCCCGCTGGAAATCTTTGGGCCACCTTGCGAGGCAGTTCTGACAAATCGCTCCTCATTGGTGGGCACATCGACTCCGTCCCCAACGGTGGTTGGCTCGACGGCTGCTTGAATTTGGTCGCAGGGCTCGAAGTCTTGCGGCGCATCGCAGCCGAAGGGACGCCCCCCGTTACGGTACGGCTAGTCGATTGGGCCGATGAAGAAGGAGCCCGCTTTGGCCGCAGCCTGTTTGGTTCGAGCGCTGCCTCTGGCGCGCTGGTGCCGGATGATGTCCGCAACTTAACCGACCGCAATGGCGTGAAACTAGTCGATGCCGTTAGGCCGCACGGCATCGATCTCGACCGAGCGACCGAAGCCCGGCAAGAACTGAACAACGCAGCTGCTTATCTGGAACTGCACATCGAACAGGGTCCAGTGCTGGAAAGTATGAGCCTGCCGATGGGCGTCGTGCTCGGCACCTTTGGGGTGGAGCGACACACGATCACGTTCACTGGCCAGGCTGCGCATTCCGGCTCCACGCCCATGGCCCACCGCCGCGATGCGCTCGGAGGTGTGTCGAAGTTGCACCTCGCCATCCGCGAGATTGCCGTGCAGCATGGCGGCGTTTGTACGGTCGGCAAGGTCACCACCGAGCCCGGCATTGTCACTGCTGTTGTGGGCGAAGCGACCATGACGCTCGACCAGCGCCATCTGAATGCAACCTCACTCGCCGCAATGTACACCGCAGCCCGTGAGGCTAGCGAGCGCATTGCCGGAGAAGAGAAGATTGAAGTGGCTTGGAAGAAGCTGTGGCAAATCCAGCCCTTTCCCTTCCACCCCACATTGATCGAACTGTGCGACGAAGCGATTCGGGAAACCTGTGGCACTTCGCACCGCCTCCCCAGCGGCCCGCTGCACGACGCAGCGGAAGTCTGTCGCGCTGGAGTGCCGACGATCATGCTGTTTGTGCAAAGCCTGCGGGGCATATCGCACAATAGGATTGAAGACACTCGCGAGGAGCATCTCGAATTGTCGGTCGGCGCTTTGGATCGACTCGCAACCAAAGCAATGGCGTGGATCAGTGGCCAATAA
- a CDS encoding CoA-acylating methylmalonate-semialdehyde dehydrogenase, translated as MTASPAVSSPPVAPAIIPVLINGRWISSPTARTSDVFNPSTGQVIARVPLCSASEVDTVVRAAADAGPAWAATPVVERARVMFKFRELLLARFEELARTVTREHGKTLAEAKASVQRGIEVVEFACGIPSLMMGQSLPDVARSVDCETVRHPVGVCVGITPFNFPAMVPMWMFPVAITCGNTFVLKPSEKVPLSANLIGQLLIEAGLPPGVFNIIHGDKEVVDALLTHELVRAVSFVGSTAIAKYVYETGTRHGKRVQSAGGAKNHLIIMPDADLEQAVAALQASAFGCAGERCMAGSIAVPVGDVAGRLVERLCDKAGSMTVGPTDGGAEVDMGPLITAAHRDRVTGYLETAKKEGAAVALDGRSNLPAGDGFFLRPTVIDRVEPEMQLARDEIFGPVLSVIRATSLEQALAVGRKCPYGNGASIFTNSGYAARQFKQHFNAGMIGINVGVPAPMAWFPFTGWNQSFFGDLHVQGLEGIQFYTQQKTITTRWFATAAESTVDPIWRSK; from the coding sequence ATGACTGCTTCTCCCGCGGTGTCTTCTCCGCCCGTCGCTCCGGCTATTATCCCCGTGCTCATCAACGGTCGTTGGATATCCTCGCCCACCGCGCGGACCTCCGACGTTTTCAATCCGTCAACGGGGCAAGTCATCGCGAGGGTTCCCCTATGTTCGGCCAGTGAAGTGGATACCGTCGTTCGGGCAGCTGCCGATGCCGGTCCCGCTTGGGCAGCCACTCCGGTGGTCGAGCGCGCTCGCGTGATGTTCAAGTTTCGTGAACTTTTGCTGGCGCGTTTCGAAGAACTAGCTCGCACGGTAACTCGCGAACACGGCAAAACGTTGGCCGAGGCAAAGGCTTCGGTGCAGCGCGGCATTGAGGTCGTTGAATTCGCCTGCGGCATTCCCAGCTTGATGATGGGACAATCGTTGCCAGATGTGGCACGCAGCGTGGACTGCGAAACAGTCCGTCATCCGGTGGGGGTTTGCGTGGGCATTACGCCCTTCAACTTTCCCGCGATGGTGCCGATGTGGATGTTCCCCGTCGCCATCACTTGCGGTAACACGTTCGTCCTCAAACCCAGCGAAAAAGTCCCGCTCTCTGCAAATCTCATTGGCCAGTTGCTGATCGAAGCTGGCTTGCCGCCGGGCGTGTTTAATATCATTCACGGCGATAAGGAAGTGGTCGATGCGCTACTGACGCACGAACTGGTGCGCGCCGTCTCGTTCGTCGGGTCGACCGCCATTGCCAAGTACGTTTATGAAACCGGCACGCGCCACGGCAAGCGCGTGCAATCAGCCGGTGGCGCCAAGAACCATCTCATCATCATGCCCGATGCCGATCTCGAACAGGCAGTTGCCGCTTTGCAGGCTTCAGCTTTCGGCTGTGCAGGCGAGCGGTGCATGGCTGGCTCGATTGCCGTTCCGGTGGGCGATGTAGCCGGCCGTCTTGTCGAGCGGCTCTGCGATAAGGCCGGCTCGATGACGGTTGGCCCTACCGATGGCGGCGCTGAGGTTGACATGGGTCCGCTCATTACGGCAGCCCACCGCGACCGCGTCACCGGTTATCTCGAAACCGCCAAGAAGGAAGGCGCTGCAGTCGCGCTCGATGGCCGCAGCAATCTGCCTGCGGGCGACGGCTTCTTTCTCCGTCCCACGGTCATCGACCGGGTGGAGCCCGAGATGCAATTGGCCCGCGACGAAATCTTTGGCCCGGTGCTATCGGTCATTCGTGCCACTTCGCTCGAGCAGGCACTGGCCGTAGGTCGAAAATGTCCCTACGGAAATGGCGCATCGATCTTCACCAATAGCGGATATGCTGCGCGGCAATTCAAACAGCACTTTAATGCCGGGATGATCGGCATCAATGTCGGCGTTCCCGCACCGATGGCTTGGTTTCCGTTTACGGGTTGGAATCAATCGTTTTTTGGCGATTTGCACGTGCAGGGACTCGAAGGAATTCAATTCTATACGCAGCAAAAAACAATCACGACCCGCTGGTTTGCAACTGCTGCCGAGTCGACCGTGGATCCTATTTGGCGTTCGAAGTAG
- a CDS encoding aspartate aminotransferase family protein translates to MSDAVRKHREFLFPAVAMYYQDPIELVRGEGNYVWDDTGKRYLDAFGGVLTVSIGHANPKVVEAIVAQVKQISHTSTLYASAPQSNLAEKLASIAPGDLKKSFFTSSGTEANETAMNAARVATGRLDIITLRHSYSGRSLQTLAGCGQSGWKKIPLPVAGIKHAHAPYCYRCPFGAKDSSNCSLECANDIEELIQTETGGEIAAFMAETIIGSGGFMVPPPGYFERAVGIARKYGGLFIADEVQTAWGRTGQHWWGIQHWDVKPDIMCSAKGMGNGTPVAMTIATPAVADKFPGITFATFGGNPISMAAARATIEVIEEQSLLENCKVVGAYLGERFQQLKEKHPLIGDARGLGMMQALELVKDRKTKEPAPQAVIAVFEEAKRRGVLLGKGGVWGNVIRTGLMLNAGKPQVDELVEAIDAGLTVAAK, encoded by the coding sequence ATGAGCGACGCCGTCCGCAAGCACCGCGAGTTTCTCTTCCCAGCCGTAGCCATGTATTACCAGGACCCCATCGAGTTGGTCCGCGGCGAGGGGAACTATGTCTGGGACGATACGGGCAAGCGTTATCTCGATGCCTTCGGCGGTGTGCTCACGGTGAGCATCGGCCACGCCAATCCCAAAGTGGTTGAGGCGATTGTTGCGCAGGTCAAACAGATCAGCCACACTTCCACGCTCTATGCGAGTGCGCCGCAGTCGAACCTGGCGGAGAAGCTGGCATCAATCGCGCCGGGCGACCTGAAGAAGAGCTTCTTCACGAGTAGTGGCACCGAGGCCAACGAGACAGCAATGAATGCCGCTCGCGTCGCCACCGGCCGGCTCGACATCATTACCTTGAGGCACAGCTATTCCGGTCGCAGCTTGCAAACACTGGCGGGCTGTGGTCAGAGTGGTTGGAAAAAAATCCCGCTGCCCGTCGCCGGCATCAAGCATGCTCATGCGCCTTACTGTTATCGCTGTCCGTTCGGTGCGAAGGATAGCAGCAACTGCAGCCTGGAGTGCGCCAACGATATCGAAGAGCTGATTCAAACCGAAACTGGCGGCGAAATTGCCGCGTTCATGGCAGAGACAATCATCGGCTCGGGTGGCTTCATGGTGCCGCCCCCTGGTTACTTCGAGCGTGCCGTCGGCATTGCACGCAAATACGGCGGGCTGTTCATTGCCGACGAAGTACAGACGGCTTGGGGCCGCACCGGCCAGCATTGGTGGGGCATTCAGCACTGGGATGTGAAGCCTGACATCATGTGCAGTGCCAAGGGAATGGGTAACGGCACTCCCGTCGCCATGACCATCGCCACGCCCGCCGTTGCCGACAAATTCCCGGGCATCACGTTCGCTACCTTCGGCGGCAATCCCATTTCGATGGCCGCTGCTCGGGCCACCATCGAAGTGATTGAAGAACAAAGCCTGCTGGAGAACTGCAAGGTTGTCGGAGCTTATCTGGGCGAGCGTTTTCAGCAACTGAAAGAAAAGCATCCTCTCATTGGCGACGCCCGCGGCCTGGGCATGATGCAGGCGTTAGAACTCGTCAAAGATCGCAAGACCAAGGAACCTGCGCCTCAGGCCGTGATTGCCGTGTTTGAAGAGGCCAAACGCCGCGGTGTGCTGCTGGGTAAAGGTGGCGTGTGGGGGAATGTGATCCGCACGGGCTTGATGCTCAATGCGGGCAAACCCCAGGTGGATGAACTGGTCGAAGCCATCGATGCGGGATTAACGGTAGCAGCGAAGTAA
- the hydA gene encoding dihydropyrimidinase — protein sequence MKTLIKNGRIVTATDDYFADVLIDGETVNCIGKNLPVQADKVLDAAGKLVIPGAIDPHVHMELPFGGTVSSDDFRSGTLAAAHGGTTTIIDFAIQYKGKTFAQTIDEWDAKSEGKCAIDYSYHLAITEYEPRHQPEFKKIIDAGITTFKLFMAYPGVFMIDDQTMFRVMQSAGEAGGLTLVHAENGDAITQLINNLLAQGKVEPKYHAQSRPPTMQADGVARAVRVAEVAKAPVFIVHVSCEAAMKELQRSRDEGHPAYGETCTQYLFLDETYYDKPNFEGAKYVFTPPLVAKENIEPLWKGLKLGYLQEVSTDHCPFNFKGQKELGRGDFTKIPNGGPGVEDRLSIVYDGAVVKRGFSLNKWVEITSTASAKMFGMFPKKGTIAVGSDADIVIFDPHLERTISAKTHHMNCDYSLFEGWKIKGSPETVLSRGKVIIDNGQYVGRAGDGKFLKRGACAVM from the coding sequence ATGAAAACTCTCATCAAGAACGGCCGCATCGTTACTGCCACCGACGACTATTTCGCCGATGTGCTCATCGATGGCGAAACGGTGAACTGCATTGGGAAGAACCTCCCCGTGCAGGCCGACAAAGTGCTGGATGCCGCGGGCAAACTAGTGATCCCCGGTGCGATCGACCCGCACGTGCACATGGAGTTGCCCTTCGGGGGCACGGTCTCATCCGATGATTTTCGCAGCGGCACCCTCGCGGCTGCACACGGCGGGACGACGACGATCATCGACTTCGCGATTCAATACAAAGGCAAAACCTTCGCGCAAACCATTGACGAATGGGATGCGAAAAGTGAAGGAAAATGTGCCATCGACTATAGCTATCACCTGGCAATCACCGAATACGAGCCGCGGCATCAGCCCGAATTCAAAAAGATCATCGACGCCGGCATCACGACGTTTAAACTGTTCATGGCGTACCCCGGCGTTTTCATGATCGATGACCAGACGATGTTCCGCGTCATGCAATCGGCGGGCGAAGCGGGCGGGCTCACGCTCGTGCATGCCGAGAACGGCGATGCGATCACCCAACTCATCAACAATCTGCTGGCGCAAGGTAAAGTCGAGCCCAAGTACCACGCCCAGTCTCGTCCGCCCACAATGCAGGCCGATGGCGTGGCCCGCGCGGTTCGCGTGGCCGAGGTTGCCAAGGCACCGGTGTTCATTGTTCATGTCAGCTGCGAAGCGGCGATGAAAGAACTGCAACGCTCGCGCGATGAAGGGCATCCTGCTTACGGCGAGACCTGCACGCAGTATCTGTTTCTCGACGAGACCTATTACGACAAGCCGAATTTCGAAGGGGCAAAGTACGTCTTCACTCCGCCGCTCGTTGCGAAAGAGAATATCGAGCCGCTCTGGAAAGGGCTGAAGCTTGGTTACTTGCAGGAAGTATCGACCGATCACTGTCCCTTCAATTTCAAAGGGCAAAAGGAACTAGGTCGAGGCGACTTCACGAAGATTCCCAACGGTGGGCCCGGTGTCGAAGACCGACTGTCGATTGTGTACGACGGCGCGGTGGTGAAGCGCGGCTTCAGCTTGAATAAGTGGGTCGAGATCACTTCCACCGCCAGCGCCAAAATGTTCGGCATGTTCCCCAAGAAAGGGACGATCGCGGTCGGTTCCGATGCCGATATTGTGATCTTCGATCCCCACCTCGAACGAACCATCAGCGCGAAAACGCACCATATGAATTGCGACTACAGCCTGTTCGAAGGTTGGAAGATCAAGGGTTCGCCAGAAACGGTCCTTTCTCGCGGTAAGGTAATCATCGACAACGGCCAGTATGTCGGCCGGGCCGGCGACGGTAAGTTTCTCAAGCGTGGCGCGTGCGCAGTGATGTGA